CCTTCCCAATCCCCAATACGCTGCTTTTTATCAACAATTTTTGGGCGATTATCAATACTGACTCTGTTTTTAATTTTTCCTCTGTGCTCATGGCTTCCATAGCGTTTACGATACGGTTTTTTCGCTATCCTAAGATGTTGCCATAAATCACCGCCATTTATTTTATCTTTATAAATCAATCGATAAATTGTTTCATGATGTAAAGAGATTTTCGCTTCCCGCTTGAGATAACCCACAACTTGTTCCGGACTTAAATCTTGCCAAATTAACTGTTTTATCCACTTTGTTATCTCTGGCGTGATTTTTACGGCTTTTACCTTAGAATGACGGCGTTCTAATGCTTTACGCTGAGCTTGTTCAGGTTCATATTTCTCGGCTTCCCGGTTTCGTCTCAATTCCCGGCTAATTGTTGATGGGGCCCGATTAAGCGACGTTGCAATAAAACGTTGTGTAAAACCGGCTTCTTTTAAGCCGAAAATCTGGTATCTTTCTGTTTCGGTCAGTTGCGTATAGGCCATAGTGCATTTTCCTTTGGCGAGAAAGATGCCTACTATAGCAACTGACCGCCTTTCTTAGAAATTGCACTTACTATGCGAATCCAAGTCACTAATCTTATATTCATTGTCTAACAGATACAAACCATACGCAACACCTAACCCGATACCAAAAACTAAAAAAGATATAACAGTAGCACTAGCAGCTGTAGCAAAAAAGACTGAAGTTACTGCTGTAACAGTTGCCTTAGCAATTTCTGTTGCTACAATTAACTTTGCTATATCCATTGTTACATTAACAAAAAAATCTGTTAGATCATATTCATCCTTAAGTAATAACTCCACTGCTCTATATGCAGCAGAAAACACAATACAGAACCTAGCCCCTGAAACAATACTACCTTCCATAGCTACAGATCCTATCCCAACCTCTATTATTTTTTTATTATCAATAAGATATCTTGTAGCCTTCAAAT
This genomic interval from Xenorhabdus doucetiae contains the following:
- a CDS encoding IS30 family transposase translates to MAYTQLTETERYQIFGLKEAGFTQRFIATSLNRAPSTISRELRRNREAEKYEPEQAQRKALERRHSKVKAVKITPEITKWIKQLIWQDLSPEQVVGYLKREAKISLHHETIYRLIYKDKINGGDLWQHLRIAKKPYRKRYGSHEHRGKIKNRVSIDNRPKIVDKKQRIGDWEGDTIVGKDRKSALLTLVERKSLFTIIIKLEDKTAEGVAKAATRHLSMIKHKVKTITFDNGLEFAEHERIGKNLETKIYFAHPYSPWERGINENINGLIRDYFPKGTDFNKVSEREVNLVANRLNNRPRKTRDYKTPNELFTGTPTHLLRSLRCCA